In one Tenuifilum sp. 4138str genomic region, the following are encoded:
- a CDS encoding tyrosine-type recombinase/integrase, producing MLTKVKLRKRKISAGRLSLYLDFYPPIPHPKTGTPTRREFLGLYIFEKPKTPFDKQHNSETLKIAESIRQKRENFLNKPEIYCEFEREQLHKKELGEQNFIEYFRKLANKRKASNYDNWISALNYIEAFTNGMLRFADLNEKFLEDFKEFLLTTKSKKSEKTTLSQNSAVSYFNKVKAALKQAYKDGILQTDLNAKISPIKPTETNREYLTLDELNRLAKTPCSNDLLKRAALFSALTGLRFSDIQKMVWGELEYIEGQGYYLNFRQKKTKNVEVLPISEQAYGITKGKKNPNDMPQDKPVFDGLKYSAYYNKHLSQWIDAAGITKNITFHCFRHTFATLQLFNGTDIYTVSKMLGHKDLKTTQVYAKIVDEAKRKAANKIKLDM from the coding sequence ATGTTAACAAAAGTTAAACTCAGAAAAAGGAAAATTAGTGCCGGACGTTTAAGCCTTTACCTTGACTTTTACCCGCCAATACCACACCCTAAAACAGGCACGCCCACAAGAAGGGAATTTTTAGGGCTTTACATTTTTGAGAAACCCAAAACACCGTTTGACAAACAGCATAATTCGGAAACCCTGAAAATAGCGGAAAGCATACGCCAAAAGCGGGAAAACTTTTTGAATAAACCTGAAATTTACTGCGAATTCGAAAGGGAGCAGTTACATAAAAAAGAATTAGGCGAACAAAACTTTATAGAGTACTTCAGAAAATTAGCCAATAAGCGAAAAGCAAGTAATTACGATAACTGGATTTCAGCACTCAACTATATTGAAGCATTTACCAACGGTATGTTGAGGTTTGCAGACCTTAACGAAAAGTTTTTAGAGGACTTTAAAGAATTCCTACTTACAACGAAAAGTAAGAAAAGCGAAAAAACGACGCTTTCACAAAATTCAGCCGTTTCGTATTTCAATAAAGTAAAAGCAGCATTAAAACAAGCCTATAAAGACGGCATATTGCAAACCGACCTAAACGCCAAAATAAGCCCAATTAAACCAACCGAAACAAATAGGGAATACTTAACCCTTGACGAGTTAAATAGACTTGCAAAAACGCCCTGTAGTAACGATTTATTGAAACGTGCTGCACTGTTTTCAGCCCTTACAGGGTTGAGGTTTTCAGACATTCAAAAAATGGTTTGGGGCGAACTTGAATACATTGAAGGACAAGGCTATTACCTAAATTTTAGGCAAAAGAAAACCAAAAACGTTGAGGTTTTACCTATTTCAGAACAAGCGTACGGGATTACAAAGGGCAAGAAAAACCCAAATGATATGCCACAAGACAAGCCAGTATTTGATGGGCTTAAATATTCTGCTTACTATAACAAACACCTTTCTCAATGGATCGATGCAGCCGGAATAACTAAAAACATAACTTTTCATTGTTTCCGGCACACATTCGCAACGCTTCAACTCTTTAATGGAACCGATATTTACACGGTTTCCAAAATGTTAGGACACAAAGACCTAAAAACGACACAGGTATACGCAAAGATTGTGGACGAGGCAAAACGCAAAGCAGCCAATAAAATTAAGTTAGATATGTAA
- a CDS encoding helix-turn-helix domain-containing protein: protein MSSNIKVQRICQHCGMEFTARTTVTKYCSDKCSKAAYKARIRAEKVQKSNVETLQVKTKPIEELKAKEFLTVQEVARLLNCSVRTTYYYIKTGKIRAVNLGQRLTRVKRSEIDKLFEHPQLEQPKPKTKQFDISDCYTISEVMEKYSISRTALQHLIKRENIPKINKGWYVFVPKTIIERLLT, encoded by the coding sequence ATGAGCTCGAATATTAAGGTACAAAGAATTTGCCAACATTGCGGAATGGAGTTTACCGCTCGTACCACAGTAACGAAGTACTGTTCCGATAAATGCAGCAAGGCAGCATACAAGGCACGCATTAGAGCCGAAAAGGTGCAAAAGTCAAACGTTGAAACCTTGCAAGTAAAAACAAAACCGATTGAGGAACTGAAAGCCAAAGAGTTTTTGACTGTTCAGGAAGTTGCTCGCTTGCTTAATTGCTCAGTACGCACAACTTACTACTACATTAAAACCGGTAAAATAAGAGCCGTAAACTTAGGGCAAAGACTAACAAGGGTAAAGCGTTCCGAAATTGATAAACTCTTTGAGCACCCCCAACTGGAGCAACCTAAACCCAAAACAAAGCAATTTGATATTTCAGACTGTTACACCATTAGCGAAGTAATGGAAAAGTACAGCATTTCGAGAACTGCATTGCAGCACCTCATTAAACGGGAAAACATTCCAAAGATAAATAAGGGTTGGTACGTTTTTGTACCCAAAACCATTATTGAAAGGTTATTGACGTAA